A window of the Lagopus muta isolate bLagMut1 chromosome 1, bLagMut1 primary, whole genome shotgun sequence genome harbors these coding sequences:
- the DHRS12 gene encoding dehydrogenase/reductase SDR family member 12 isoform X2 gives MVNNRELTENGLEKNFATNTLGTYVLTTALLPLLEKEADARVVTVSSGGMLVQKLDISDLQSGSGTFDGTMVYAQNKRQQVVLTEQWAKTHRSIHFSVMHPGWADTPAVRSSMPDFYQKMKNSLRTEAQGADTVVWLAVSSEAAKLPSGLFFQDRQPVPTHLPLARTHSPPGDEEKLMEVLEEFSQKFKSTSPGSPQCC, from the exons ATGGTGAACAACAGAGAGTTAACTGAAAATGGACTTGAAAAAAACTTTGCAACAAATACCTTGG GTACATACGTTCTGACAACTGCCCTGCTGCCCCTCCTAGAAAAAGAAGCTGACGCCAGAGTG GTAACTGTCTCTTCTGGGGGCATGCTAGTTCAAAAACTAGACATATCTGACTTGCAATCAGGAAGTGGGACGTTTGATGGAACTATGGTGTATGCTCAAAACAAG AGACAGCAAGTTGTCTTGACAGAACAGTGGGCAAAAACTCACAGAAGCATCCATTTCTCTGTTATGCACCCGGGCTGGGCAGACACTCCAG CTGTGAGGTCGTCGATGCCAGACTTCTATCAGAAGATGAAGAACAGCCTGCGTACAGAGGCGCAGGGAGCTGATACTGTGGTGTGGTTGGCAGTATCATCTGAGGCAGCAAAGTTACCCAGCGGCCTCTTCTTCCAAG acaGGCAACCAGTCCCTACACACCTACCCTTAGCAAGAACCCACAGCCCACCAGGGGATGAGGAGAAGCTAATGGAGGTGCTGGAAGAATTCTCCCAGAAGTTCAAATCCACTTCTCCAGGATCCCCTCAGTGCTGctaa